One window of Papaver somniferum cultivar HN1 chromosome 9, ASM357369v1, whole genome shotgun sequence genomic DNA carries:
- the LOC113308568 gene encoding U-box domain-containing protein 44-like encodes MINKISLSIPNSPDPHFISSNTHETKSPPSPPPPPPQPQPQTQPYNPMGSSSPLAAVESIHHYLSEICSVPDENYSWENPRRFSSYIKRLELVLNQFLRSDTDQNFSASVLTALKGISGDLIKSSETLLSYRERSKIYVLINSEALRSSLQQRTVAIGGWLALLGSSINLENNPDLHKKTIDLSRDMKLSQFPVTENEERVYCTLRKEADGRHTSKAVQSAIMMDLARALGTDNENLSELQEQIKLLRNDVASSNSIAERRILNSLERIFNCWSLDPTIAAETFGLDCEEDTQIQPFKNFLCPLTKEVMKDPVVLESSQTYERSAIEYWFERCIEDGRDPTCPVTGQVLKSLEQKPNIGLAGAIEEWVNRNVDIQIKSAVECLDVEYPSGGCPLPVENIERVCDRIYKISEDHPSSRYKIRNEGVDVLIVKMLKKCSKNIRSHLRSKALMALVSVAKNDECKQVMLQEGATRLAIHSLIGSSEKEKEYAVKLLLEFSNDESYCTSIASEKGALVLLSSMAGDLEHPSLCNLAEEVLKRLEKVDENVHPLAAAGRFEPLLSRLREGTEEVQIEMASMVGKMTLENNSKEQIARQGSKILVDMLSKPEGKEPSLQALYNLSSSEDNATILVDSGVLLAVVEILFQAGDDKQHLKDLAASIAANIVSKPGHWELACINHEGDSMQSESIVHNLLRILPLSSPKGEVAILHILHGISSSPQASESVATHIESGGGVAIILQFLEHGEAEHRNYAFRLTRILSDRLGQVLVDELRASNSISLLKDKLLDTERSDSERSDSACILANLPLTEDEVQTVLGASLIKWIVTSLKSSERTSRLSSSMIEGLLGLLLHFVRFPDATVLDAVREHRLMTVFKDQLCSQQPRLRQRAALGLKYLSECGRTLVASTDFEPQPSTSFFSSIFFCGRASKVTQSCPIHSFACEDESQFCLFKGNCIRPLLDLLNDEDTNAQITAVEALSTLVYDTPSCSRRAADELERLGVSDEVIELFTEVRTGELQEKTIWMLERILRVESHAQRYAINQSLVRALVEAFKHGNTNTKRHAQDALTSLKQISGVSGKNSSQGKMRR; translated from the exons atgatcAACAAAATCTCATTATCAATACCTAATTCACCAGACCCACATTTCATATCATCTAACACACATGAAACTaaatcaccaccatcaccaccaccgccaccaccacaaccacaaccACAAACACAGCCATACAATCCAATGGGTTCATCATCACCCTTAGCAGCAGTAGAATCAATCCATCATTACCTCTCAGAAATTTGCTCAGTTCCTGATGAAAATTACTCGTGGGAGAATCCTAGACGTTTTTCTTCATATATTAAGCGCTTAGAACTAGTTTTAAATCAGTTTCTTAGATCAGATACTGATCAGAATTTCTCAGCTTCTGTGTTGACAGCATTAAAAGGGATTTCAGGAGATTTGATTAAGTCTAGTGAAACTTTGTTGAGTTACAGAGAAAGAAGTAAAATCTATGTTTTGATTAATAGTGAAGCGCTACGTTCTTCGCTTCAACAACGTACCGTTGCTATTGGTGGTTGGTTAGCATTACTTGGTTCCTCTATTAATCTTGAGAATAATCCtgatcttcataagaaaactaTTGATCTTTCTAGAGATATGAAGCTTTCCCAGTTCCCT GTGACAGAGAATGAAGAGAGGGTTTATTGTACGCTGCGGAAAGAAGCAGATGGTAGACACACAAGTAAAGCAGTTCAAAGTGCTATAATGATGGACTTAGCAAGAGCTTTAGGGACTGACAATGAGAATCTATCTGAATTACAAGAACAAATCAAGTTGTTGCGCAACGACGTAGCGAGTTCTAATTCGATTGCAGAGAGACGGATACTAAACTCACTAGAGAGAATTTTTAACTGTTGGTCACTTGATCCAACAATTGCTGCTGAGACATTTGGTCTGGATTGTGAAGAGGATACACAAATCCAACCAtttaagaattttctatgcccaCTGACAAAAGAAGTAATGAAAGATCCGGTCGTCTTAGAGTCTTCTCAGACTTACGAGCGCTCCGCAATTGAATACTGGTTTGAACGATGCATAGAGGACGGTCGTGATCCGACTTGTCCAGTTACTGGACAAGTTCTTAAATCTTTGGAGCAGAAGCCGAATATTGGTCTTGCTGGAGCAATTGAGGAATGGGTGAACAGAAATGTTGACATTCAGATCAAATCTGCTGTTGAATGTCTCGACGTTGAGTACCCTAGTGGGGGTTGTCCTCTTCCGGTTGAAAATATCGAACGTGTTTGTGATCGAATCTATAAGATCTCCGAGGATCATCCGTCAAGCAGGTACAAAATCAGAAACGAAGGAGTTGATGTTCTTATTGTTAAGATGTTGAAGAAATGTTCAAAGAATATAAGGTCACACTTGCGGAGCAAAGCTCTTATGGCTTTGGTAAGCGTCGCCAAGAACGACGAGTGCAAG CAAGTCATGCTTCAAGAGGGAGCGACTAGATTGGCGATACATAGTCTTATTGGAAGCTcggagaaggagaaagagtatGCTGTGAAATTATTACTTGAATTTTCAAACGATGAATCTTATTGCACAAGCATTGCATCAGAGAAAGGAGCTTTAGTTCTTCTCTCAAGCATGGCAGGGGATCTGGAGCATCCTTCTTTATGCAATTTAGCTGAAGAGGTTTTAAAGAGACTTGAAAAGGTGGATGAGAATGTTCACCCCTTAGCAGCTGCAGGACGATTTGAACCTTTACTTTCTCGACTCCGTGAAGGTACTGAAGAGGTTCAGATTGAAATGGCATCAATGGTTGGAAAGATGACACTGGAAAACAACAGTAAAGAGCAAATTGCCAGGCAAGGTTCTAAAATTCTTGTTGACATGTTATCGAAGCCGGAGGGGAAGGAACCTAGTTTACAAGCGTTGTATAACTTGTCTTCCTCTGAGGACAATGCTACAATTCTTGTGGATTCAGGTGTACTTTTGGCCGTTGTTGAAATTCTTTTCCAGGCGGGAGATGATAAACAGCACCTGAAGGATCTTGCAGCGTCTATAGCAGCAAATATAGTCTCCAAACCTGGTCACTGGGAGTTGGCATGTATCAACCATGAAGGCGACTCAATGCAGTCGGAATCGATTGTTCATAATCTTTTGAGGATATTGCCGCTTTCATCTCCTAAAGGAGAAGTTGCAATTCTCCACATCCTTCATGGAATTTCTTCATCTCCTCAAGCATCAG AGTCAGTTGCAACACATATAGAATCCGGAGGTGGTGTCGCCATCATTCTTCAGTTTCTTGAACACGGAGAAGCTGAGCATAGAAATTATGCTTTCAGGCTGACAAGAATCCTTTCTGACAGGTTGGGACAAGTTCTAGTTGACGAGCTTAGAGCTTCTAACAGCATCTCGCTGTTGAAAGACAAGCTACTAGACACAGAAAGGTCCGATAGTGAGAGATCTGATTCTGCTTGCATACTTGCCAACCTTCCCTTAACAGAAGATGAAGTGCAAACGGTCTTGGGAGCCAGTCTTATTAAATGGATAGTTACTTCTCTGAAATCTAGTGAAAGAACATCACGTCTGTCTTCATCCATGATCGAAGGGCTACTAGGATTGTTACTGCATTTTGTTCGATTCCCTGACGCAACCGTCCTCGACGCAGTTCGTGAGCATCGCCTTATGACCGTTTTCAAGGACCAGCTGTGCTCCCAACAACCGAGATTGAGGCAACGAGCTGCTCTTGGTTTGAAATATttatctgaatgtggaaggacTCTGGTCGCATCTACAGACTTCGAGCCACAACCTTCGACTAGTTTTTTTTCTTCGATATTCTTTTGCGGGAGAGCATCTAAGGTTACTCAAAGCTGTCCTATCCATAGTTTCGCCTGTGAGGATGAAAGTCAGTTCTGCTTGTTCAAGGGAAATTGCATCAGACCCTTACTTGACCTTCTCAATGACGAGGACACGAATGCTCAGATCACTGCTGTAGAAGCACTATCCACACTCGTTTATGACACTCCTAGTTGTTCAAGAAGGGCAGCTGATGAGCTTGAACGACTTGGCGTAAGCGACGAGGTTATTGAGTTGTTTACAGAAGTTCGGACGGGGGAGCTACAAGAGAAAACGATTTGGATGTTGGAGAGGATACTAAGAGTGGAAAGCCATGCTCAAAGATACGCAATCAATCAGTCGTTGGTTAGAGCATTGGTGGAAGCTTTTAAGCATGGCAACACAAACACAAAGAGACATGCTCAAGATGCTCTTACTAGCTTAAAACAGATATCCGGTGTCAGTGGGAAGAACTCAAGTCAAGGCAAAATGCGAAGATAA
- the LOC113309637 gene encoding uncharacterized protein LOC113309637 isoform X1, whose protein sequence is MFAIRLLQKAKTHHHNNNQQNVQGSVAPADLDPHIAHHYGIPSTASILAFDPIQRLMAIGTLDGRIKVVGGDNVEGLLISPKQLPYKNLEFLHNQGFLVSVSNENDIQVWDLEHRQIASSLKWECNITAFSVIPGTHFMYIGDEYGMVSVLKYDAEEVAILQLPYHIPANSLADAAGVSLPDHISVVGVLPQPCTSGNRLMIAYENGLIVLWDISESRVVLFRGHKDLQLKDDQVVEENTSELEQEEKEISSLCWASLDGSILAVGYVDGDIFLWNMLSASSIKGPQAGGSFIDAVKLQLSSGKRKIPVIVLHWSANSRSNNERGGKLFIYGGDDIGSEEVLTALSLECSSGKEAVRCVNRVDLSLNGSFADMILVQNAGATENNTTGVSLFLLTNPGQLHVYDDAMLASLLSQQEKSPSVRPIPFPVVVPMAEPHMTVAKLCSVPMEGHSSKALLEASLNLKATLSAGTKWPLTGGISKKLPFSEDDGVEKVYIAGYKDGSIQLWNAAYSALSPIAALEGEVQKIEVSGASAPVSALDFCFLSTSLAVGSESGLVRIYRLGNSEETSFHFVSENNQEVHSLHQAKGLQYIAAFCILNSPIRTLQYADSGTKLSVGFECGLVAMFDMSSLSVLYLKECVSGSSSPVISTDVLACTDICSLLHSSKQKVPKSPKGAADVEQIENKDPLDGQVFILTRDSHVLVLDSVTGNTISSWGSQQKKGSTAISMYIIDNSSLASEASTTEHSEPLSKDSATQSEQLSEDSNTLVGVNPQTEIRSSRESRSSGKRSLDSLVVLCCEDALHVYSLKSVIQGDNNSIRKVSLSKPCCWTTTFKTTNEKASGIILLYQTGMIEIRSFPDLKVVGESSLMSILRWSFKTNMEKTVCSSDRGQIAVANGSELAFISFLASESDSRTSDSLPCLHDKVLAAAADAAIRFSSSQKKKQGSPGILGIIKGFKGEKGQAMDSATNPSSDFRLHLESIFSSVPFSYAALDIPDFEDIEELNIDDIEIDEPVPVASTSSYKSKNDKGGKDKDREKLFDGAPPEKPKLRTPAEIMIKYKYAGDASAAAAEAKDKLLERQEKLERIRKNTEELSNGAENFASMANELVKTMEGRRKWWNI, encoded by the exons ATGTTTGCTATTCGTCTCTTGCAGAAAGCAAAGACTCATCATCATAACAATAATCAG CAAAATGTACAAGGAAGTGTGGCACCAGCAGATTTGGATCCTCACATTGCTCATCATTATGGTATCCCGTCAACTGCCTCGATTCTTGCTTTCGACCCCATTCAACGTCTAATGGCAATTGGGACACT GGATGGCAGAATAAAAGTGGTCGGCGGTGACAATGTGGAAGGCCTTCTCATATCTCCAAAGCAGTTGCCCTACAAAAATTTGGAG TTCCTACACAACCAGGGTTTTCTAGTGAGCGTCTCAAACGAAAATGATATTCAG gTTTGGGATCTGGAACACAGGCAGATAGCTAGCTCTTTAAAGTGGGAATGCAACATAACTGCTTTCTCTGTGATACCAGGCACCCATTTCAT GTACATTGGAGATGAATATGGAATGGTGTCTGTCTTGAAGTACGATGCTGAAGAAGTAGCAATTTTGCAGTTGCCATATCATATTCCAGCAAATTCTTTAGCTG ATGCAGCTGGGGTTTCATTACCCGATCATATATCTGTTGTTGGAGTTCTCCCTCAACCCTGCACTTCTGGGAATAG ACTGATGATAGCATATGAGAATGGGTTGATCGTCCTCTGGGATATTTCTGAAAGTCGGGTTGTCCTTTTTAGAGGCCACAAGGATCTCCAATTGAAGGATGATCAGGTGGTTGAGGAAAATACATCTGAGTTAGAGCAAGAGGAGAAAGAAATAAGCTCTCTATGTTGGGCATCTCTTGATGGATCCATTCTTGCTGTTGGATATGTGGAtggtgatatttttctatggaaCATGTTAAGTGCGTCCTCTATCAAAGGTCCACAAGCTGGGGGATCATTTATTGATGCTGTTAAGCTACAATTATCTTCTGGGAAAAGAAAGATTCCGGTCATTGTCTTACATTGGTCCGCAAATAGTAGATCGAACAATGAGCGTGGAGGGAAATTATTTATCTATGGAGGTGATGACATAGGATCTGAAGAAGTCCTTACT GCCTTGAGTCTTGAATGTTCCTCCGGTAAAGAAGCTGTACGATGCGTCAACCGCGTGGATCTCTCTCTTAATGGATCCTTTGCGGATATGATTTTAGTTCAAAATGCCGGGGCAACAGAGAATAATACAACTGGCGTGTCCCTCTTTTTACTGACTAACCCTGGTCAATTGCACGTATATGATGATGCTATGCTGGCCTCACTTTTATCTCAGCAAGAAAAAAGTCCTTCTGTCCGCCCAATACCTTTTCCTGTGGTGGTACCTATGGCTGAACCACACATGACAGTGGCTAAGCTATGTTCAGTACCCATGGAAGGACATTCATCAAAGGCTCTCCTAGAG GCATCCTTAAATCTAAAAGCTACACTATCTGCGGGTACAAAGTGGCCTTTGACCGGTGGAATTTCCAAAAAATTGCCCTTCTCTGAAGATGATGGCGTGGAGAAAGTATACATTGCAGGCTATAAAGACGGATCTATTCAATTATGGAATGCAGCATATTCAGCCCTCTCACCTATTGCTGCCTTAGAAGGCGAG GTACAAAAGATTGAAGTGTCTGGAGCCAGTGCCCCTGTATCAGCATTGGATTTTTGCTTCCTCAGTACAAGTTTGGCCGTTGGCAGTGAAAGCGGTCTG GTTCGTATATATAGACTTGGTAATTCTGAAGAGACAAGTTTTCATTTCGTGTCAGAAAATAATCAAGAAG TTCACAGTTTGCATCAAGCGAAAGGACTTCAATATATAGCTGCCTTTTGCATCCTAAATTCTCCAATTCGGACCCTACAGTATGCAGATTCTGGAACCAAACTTTCCGTAGGGTTTGAATGTGGTCTG GTTGCAATGTTTGATATGAGTTCATTATCAGTTTTATATCTTAAAGAGTGTGTATCAGGCTCAAGCTCCCCAGTTATTTCAACAGATGTTCTGGCATGTACAGACATCTGTAGCTTGTTACACAGTTCGAAGCAAAAGGTTCCTAAAAGCCCAAAGGGCGCTGCTGATGTAGAACAGATAGAAAATAAGGACCCTCTTGATGGACAAGTTTTTATTTTGACAAGAGATTCACACGTATTAGTTCTTGACAGTGTTACTGGTAACACAATTAGCTCTTGGGGGTCACAACAAAAGAAGGGTTCAACTGCAATTTCCATGTATATAATAG ATAACAGCTCTTTGGCTTCAGAAGCATCCACCACGGAGCACTCAGAGCCGCTATCCAAGGATAGTGCTACTCAAAGTGAGCAGCTGTCCGAGGATAGTAATACCCTTGTTGGAGTTAACCCACAAACTGAGATTCGGAGCTCTAGGGAAAGCAGAAGTTCTGGGAAGAGGTCATTGGATTCACTTGTAGTACTTTGTTGTGAGGATGCATTGCATGTATACTCTTTAAAATCCGTGATACAG GGGGATAATAACTCCATCCGCAAAGTGAGTCTTTCGAAACCCTGTTGTTGGACAACAACTTTCAAAACGACAAATGAGAAAGCTTCTGGGATAATTTTACTCTATCAGACTGGAATGATTGAAATAAG GTCCTTTCCGGATTTAAAAGTCGTGGGAGAAAGCTCATTAATGTCAATTCTTAGGTGGAGCTTCAAAACTAACATGGAAAAAACCGTATGTTCTTCTGATAGGGGACAGATAGCAGTG GCAAATGGGTCGGAGTTGGCTTTCATCTCCTTCTTGGCCTCTGAAAGTGACTCCAG GACTTCGGATTCTTTACCTTGTCTTCACGACAAAGTTctcgctgctgctgctgatgccgCTATCAGGTTCTCCTCAAGTCAGAAGAAAAAACAG GGTAGCCCCGGAATTCTTGGTATCATTAAGGGTTTTAAAGGGGAGAAGGGACAAGCAATGGATTCTGCTACCAACCCATCATCTGATTTTCGTCTACATTTAGAAAGCATATTTTCAAGCGTCCCATTTTCATATGCAGCTCTAGATATTCCAGATTTTGAAGATATAGAGGAGCTTAATATAG ATGATATAGAAATTGACGAGCCAGTACCCGTTGCTTCTACATCATCTTATAAAAGCAAAAACGACAAAGGAG GTAAGGATAAAGATAGAGAAAAGTTGTTCGATGGTGCACCGCCTGAGAAGCCAAAACTAAGGACGCCAGCAGAAATCATGATTAAATATAAATATGCTGGG GATGCTTCTGCTGCAGCAGCAGAGGCAAAAGACAAGCTCTTGGAACGCCAGGAAAAACTTGAG AGAATCCGTAAAAACACTGAAGAACTAAGTAATGGAGCTGAGAACTTTGCATCAATGGCTAACGAACTTGTCAAGACGATGGAAGGCCGTCGTAAATGGTGGAATATATAA
- the LOC113309637 gene encoding syntaxin-binding protein 5-like isoform X2, which yields MFAIRLLQKAKTHHHNNNQQNVQGSVAPADLDPHIAHHYGIPSTASILAFDPIQRLMAIGTLDGRIKVVGGDNVEGLLISPKQLPYKNLEFLHNQGFLVSVSNENDIQVWDLEHRQIASSLKWECNITAFSVIPGTHFMYIGDEYGMVSVLKYDAEEVAILQLPYHIPANSLADAAGVSLPDHISVVGVLPQPCTSGNRLMIAYENGLIVLWDISESRVVLFRGHKDLQLKDDQVVEENTSELEQEEKEISSLCWASLDGSILAVGYVDGDIFLWNMLSASSIKGPQAGGSFIDAVKLQLSSGKRKIPVIVLHWSANSRSNNERGGKLFIYGGDDIGSEEVLTALSLECSSGKEAVRCVNRVDLSLNGSFADMILVQNAGATENNTTGVSLFLLTNPGQLHVYDDAMLASLLSQQEKSPSVRPIPFPVVVPMAEPHMTVAKLCSVPMEGHSSKALLEASLNLKATLSAGTKWPLTGGISKKLPFSEDDGVEKVYIAGYKDGSIQLWNAAYSALSPIAALEGEVQKIEVSGASAPVSALDFCFLSTSLAVGSESGLVRIYRLGNSEETSFHFVSENNQEVHSLHQAKGLQYIAAFCILNSPIRTLQYADSGTKLSVGFECGLVAMFDMSSLSVLYLKECVSGSSSPVISTDVLACTDICSLLHSSKQKVPKSPKGAADVEQIENKDPLDGQVFILTRDSHVLVLDSVTGNTISSWGSQQKKGSTAISMYIIDNSSLASEASTTEHSEPLSKDSATQSEQLSEDSNTLVGVNPQTEIRSSRESRSSGKRSLDSLVVLCCEDALHVYSLKSVIQGDNNSIRKVSLSKPCCWTTTFKTTNEKASGIILLYQTGMIEIRSFPDLKVVGESSLMSILRWSFKTNMEKTVCSSDRGQIAVANGSELAFISFLASESDSRTSDSLPCLHDKVLAAAADAAIRFSSSQKKKTG from the exons ATGTTTGCTATTCGTCTCTTGCAGAAAGCAAAGACTCATCATCATAACAATAATCAG CAAAATGTACAAGGAAGTGTGGCACCAGCAGATTTGGATCCTCACATTGCTCATCATTATGGTATCCCGTCAACTGCCTCGATTCTTGCTTTCGACCCCATTCAACGTCTAATGGCAATTGGGACACT GGATGGCAGAATAAAAGTGGTCGGCGGTGACAATGTGGAAGGCCTTCTCATATCTCCAAAGCAGTTGCCCTACAAAAATTTGGAG TTCCTACACAACCAGGGTTTTCTAGTGAGCGTCTCAAACGAAAATGATATTCAG gTTTGGGATCTGGAACACAGGCAGATAGCTAGCTCTTTAAAGTGGGAATGCAACATAACTGCTTTCTCTGTGATACCAGGCACCCATTTCAT GTACATTGGAGATGAATATGGAATGGTGTCTGTCTTGAAGTACGATGCTGAAGAAGTAGCAATTTTGCAGTTGCCATATCATATTCCAGCAAATTCTTTAGCTG ATGCAGCTGGGGTTTCATTACCCGATCATATATCTGTTGTTGGAGTTCTCCCTCAACCCTGCACTTCTGGGAATAG ACTGATGATAGCATATGAGAATGGGTTGATCGTCCTCTGGGATATTTCTGAAAGTCGGGTTGTCCTTTTTAGAGGCCACAAGGATCTCCAATTGAAGGATGATCAGGTGGTTGAGGAAAATACATCTGAGTTAGAGCAAGAGGAGAAAGAAATAAGCTCTCTATGTTGGGCATCTCTTGATGGATCCATTCTTGCTGTTGGATATGTGGAtggtgatatttttctatggaaCATGTTAAGTGCGTCCTCTATCAAAGGTCCACAAGCTGGGGGATCATTTATTGATGCTGTTAAGCTACAATTATCTTCTGGGAAAAGAAAGATTCCGGTCATTGTCTTACATTGGTCCGCAAATAGTAGATCGAACAATGAGCGTGGAGGGAAATTATTTATCTATGGAGGTGATGACATAGGATCTGAAGAAGTCCTTACT GCCTTGAGTCTTGAATGTTCCTCCGGTAAAGAAGCTGTACGATGCGTCAACCGCGTGGATCTCTCTCTTAATGGATCCTTTGCGGATATGATTTTAGTTCAAAATGCCGGGGCAACAGAGAATAATACAACTGGCGTGTCCCTCTTTTTACTGACTAACCCTGGTCAATTGCACGTATATGATGATGCTATGCTGGCCTCACTTTTATCTCAGCAAGAAAAAAGTCCTTCTGTCCGCCCAATACCTTTTCCTGTGGTGGTACCTATGGCTGAACCACACATGACAGTGGCTAAGCTATGTTCAGTACCCATGGAAGGACATTCATCAAAGGCTCTCCTAGAG GCATCCTTAAATCTAAAAGCTACACTATCTGCGGGTACAAAGTGGCCTTTGACCGGTGGAATTTCCAAAAAATTGCCCTTCTCTGAAGATGATGGCGTGGAGAAAGTATACATTGCAGGCTATAAAGACGGATCTATTCAATTATGGAATGCAGCATATTCAGCCCTCTCACCTATTGCTGCCTTAGAAGGCGAG GTACAAAAGATTGAAGTGTCTGGAGCCAGTGCCCCTGTATCAGCATTGGATTTTTGCTTCCTCAGTACAAGTTTGGCCGTTGGCAGTGAAAGCGGTCTG GTTCGTATATATAGACTTGGTAATTCTGAAGAGACAAGTTTTCATTTCGTGTCAGAAAATAATCAAGAAG TTCACAGTTTGCATCAAGCGAAAGGACTTCAATATATAGCTGCCTTTTGCATCCTAAATTCTCCAATTCGGACCCTACAGTATGCAGATTCTGGAACCAAACTTTCCGTAGGGTTTGAATGTGGTCTG GTTGCAATGTTTGATATGAGTTCATTATCAGTTTTATATCTTAAAGAGTGTGTATCAGGCTCAAGCTCCCCAGTTATTTCAACAGATGTTCTGGCATGTACAGACATCTGTAGCTTGTTACACAGTTCGAAGCAAAAGGTTCCTAAAAGCCCAAAGGGCGCTGCTGATGTAGAACAGATAGAAAATAAGGACCCTCTTGATGGACAAGTTTTTATTTTGACAAGAGATTCACACGTATTAGTTCTTGACAGTGTTACTGGTAACACAATTAGCTCTTGGGGGTCACAACAAAAGAAGGGTTCAACTGCAATTTCCATGTATATAATAG ATAACAGCTCTTTGGCTTCAGAAGCATCCACCACGGAGCACTCAGAGCCGCTATCCAAGGATAGTGCTACTCAAAGTGAGCAGCTGTCCGAGGATAGTAATACCCTTGTTGGAGTTAACCCACAAACTGAGATTCGGAGCTCTAGGGAAAGCAGAAGTTCTGGGAAGAGGTCATTGGATTCACTTGTAGTACTTTGTTGTGAGGATGCATTGCATGTATACTCTTTAAAATCCGTGATACAG GGGGATAATAACTCCATCCGCAAAGTGAGTCTTTCGAAACCCTGTTGTTGGACAACAACTTTCAAAACGACAAATGAGAAAGCTTCTGGGATAATTTTACTCTATCAGACTGGAATGATTGAAATAAG GTCCTTTCCGGATTTAAAAGTCGTGGGAGAAAGCTCATTAATGTCAATTCTTAGGTGGAGCTTCAAAACTAACATGGAAAAAACCGTATGTTCTTCTGATAGGGGACAGATAGCAGTG GCAAATGGGTCGGAGTTGGCTTTCATCTCCTTCTTGGCCTCTGAAAGTGACTCCAG GACTTCGGATTCTTTACCTTGTCTTCACGACAAAGTTctcgctgctgctgctgatgccgCTATCAGGTTCTCCTCAAGTCAGAAGAAAAAA ACAGGGTAG